ttaggtctattatgcatccatccattatccaacctgctatatcctaactacagggtcatgggggtctgctggagccaatcccagccaacacagggcgcaaggcaggaaacaaaccccgggcagggcgccagcccaccacagggcacacatacgggccaatttagaatcgccaatgcacctaacctgcatgtctttggactgtgggaggaaacccacgcagacacggggagaacatgcaaactccacgcagggaggacctgggaagtgaacccagacgggtctactaactgcaaggcagcagtgctacccactgcgccactgtgccgcccggtctattatgcatatgtaataattcccatgaaaataacaatctgtttaaattgccacagagccgtgaagtggctagtgtgtagcgccagcccaggggttggcgagtgaaaccAGCAGTCTTTCAATATACCCATCTACAATCGGGGCCTACCAGCCGACCTGCCATAGAAGTCTGTAGACTTGAACACAGCAACCAGCTGAGGTGCTCTCACTGCTCTGGCTGTTGGCAAAGCCTGCAGACGTCTGGACCGTGGAAGGTTACAGAAGACGTCAGCGGCGGTGGTGCTCTCGGCATGTCTGGGGTCCAGCACTTGTGAGGCTGTGGTAACACTATTTATGACTTGGAGATAACAACACAGTTTTCATACGGTTCAAAAAGTAAAATCAGAGTTTAAGCAGTGGCTTCACCTGCCCAACCAATTCCTGAAAATCTATGGGAGCAAAAGACGGATTAGATTCTCTCAGACAGATTTGAGCTGATCAGGAAAGCGGATAGCAACAATTTCTAATAAACAGCAGTAAAAAAGAAATCCAGTATGCAGCATATGAAAGGGTTAAGTGTGACGAGACGCACATCCAGGGCCACAAGGCTGGTCTTTCTGGAGTTACGTGCGCTTTGTTTCGACTGTTGCTCTCAATCTCCTAACTGCATGTCCTTGATGTCAAATATTCATCTGCCATAACTCTTGACAGATTGGTTTAATAATTGGATTAAATAATGTTGAGAAATGCCGTGTTTGTATGTGAATGGAACGGTGACATTTTAGCCACCAGCTGACCGATTCCTTTTCCTTTTGTTACACTGACTTGAGTTTCAGTTGTCATGATGTTAATCCAAATGTAGGTTTAGTTGTAGAATTAAAATTTATCAGGTAAGGAAGACCAAAATTTTGGGGCAGGGTTGCTCTACTAATCCATCATGGTGCCGTGGTGTGTGTTGATCAGCAAAaggaagcaagactttttttTCTGGACAGGTTTCCATTGTCACATCTTTTAAATTCTTCACCTGAAGGACATGCGCGTGTGCTCGGGGAGTGAGGGCCTCGTGGGGATAATGAAAATGGAATTAGGGTTACTTGACCTAACAATATTAGGCTAAGAAAGCCACCCCATGATCTTGGGCAAGTGACAGTTGGCCAAAAAGCCCAGGGTGCCATTTGTCTGCTTTGTCTGGATTGCACCAAGAGCAGCGATGTGCTAAAATGAAGACTTGCAGCTAAAGCTTCTTGTCCTGCTGCCGAGTGCTCCATTACCAACTCCAAGTCAAGTCTGTTAATGTGCCTCACTGAAGAGCAGAACCAGCGCCTGGAAGCTTTTCCATCGTTGCATTTCTAGATCAGTCATTGGCAGAGTCCCCCTCTGAGTGAGCAGCGTGACCGCTGTAGAAAAATCCTCTGCTTTGTTAAACTCCTGTCAGTTGTGAGGTGTGTGACAGTCAGGTACTTGTGCATCGATGAATATGACATTATTGTCACTGCTCTCGTTTTAGGCTGGCACAGCGGCTGCCAAGCAGCTGTTTAGTCCTGCGTGTTCTCGTCTTTCATCCCTGCTCTCTAACGGCATGCCTTTCTTGTCGTGTTCCAAGTATTAAAGCGCTACCTGTGCATGTCTAGGGTATTTACTGAATCCACTCACAAGGTCCATACTGTGAGCGGCTTTACAAACCCGAGGGTACGTTCATACTTGACGAGTGCAGTTGGCAACATTTGGGTGGTGGCTTTGTCTTGATGGGTTTCTGTTGACTGACTGCGGGTCGGTGAGAAGTGGTGACGGACATCTCACATGCGTGTCTTTACCAAGAGTTTAACAGACACAGAGGTGACCGAGAGAACCGTATTGGGTTGAACAGGCGGGCCCCAAAGAATGGAGAGAAGCCCGTCCTGTGGGCCAATGTGAAGCTTGGCCTGTGCCTCCAATATGGACCACCCAGTATGGAGTAACACTTagcttatttttaagatgaacatttaaattgtTGTCTAATCTGGCAGTCCTGGAGGTAAGTTAGGGCAAGAGATCAACTGGCTGGAGGAAGAGAAGGCCGGAAAGAAACCTCAGCTGTGCGTTTTTTAATTGGATAAGACACAAGCTACACAACCTAAAAACCGTGCTGTGCTGGTAAAGGCCATGTGCAGGTCAAGTGACCTTCATGGCGGTCCCTAAAATCATAAGAACAGATGCTGATATCCAGACACGGAACTTGAAACCGAGACAGTAAGTGAGACTTGGTGGAGCAGCCGCAGTGTTTGTGTCAGCGTCTTGTCACCTGCTGTCTGGATTGTTGCCGTTTCTTGCTTGGGCATCAAGGGGTCACAAACAATAAAACGGGGTGCAGGACTCTGTGAGTTTAATAACGCGGTGCTTATGAAGTCTGGTCCCTTTGGTGTCAAGTTTCAGGGATGATTTAAGATCCTGTCCTGGTAACTGCACCACGGGGGGACTTTCTATCCGTCTGCCTTTCCCCCCCTTTCTGATCTATTCagctgtctattatatagcgcctttctcatctCTCTGTCCATCTGTCTTGTCAGTTACTTCCCTTTCCACAGATCTGTATTTTGCAAATCTCCATTCTACAAACATTGCAGGATATCTGACAGTTAATTAATATAAATTCCAGTGCTGCCCAATAAAAATCGGCAAAATTTTGCTTTACAGTTTGGAGGAGAGCATAACTCTACTACCGGTCTGAAAATCCAAGAATTAAATTTGTATTTCAGGTATTGTTTCAGCAGAAACAAaacttaactttgtttttatactCCAATGTGCAGTTTAATGTGCCACAGACTGACTAACGTGGGTAAGACTTCCACAAGTAACCACCTTACTGTTTAAAAGCCGTTACACAGTTTATCATTTTATTTGGATAGTGAAAAAATGAGGGGTGACCTCTTCATCCTTAGCTAAATTGCATTTTTCcagcataaataataattttattggcTGCATTTCTGTTAATTGCCATTGCGGTTGTCTTAATTATATTTAGAACTGTATTGTTTAGTGTAAGATGAATTCATTCCAAAATCCATCCAtatattatccaacccgctatatcctaactacagggtcacgggggtctgctggagccaatcccagccaacacagggcgcaaggcaggaaacaaaccctgggcagggcaccagcccaccgcagggcacacacacacacacaccaaggacaatttagaattgccaatccacgtaacctgtaggaggatacccacgcagacatggggagaacaagcaaacccgggtctcctaactacgaggcagcaccgctacccactgcgccaccgtgccgccccattccAGAATATTAATCACATTTTGATGGCCCGGGATAGAATAGTAAATTTGGCACAAAGAGGTTCAAACGTTGATTTTtatgtctgtatgtattttattttatttgtttctttttttgtagtcCAATCACCTTCTGACTGACCAGTCGCATTTGGGACCTCCTAGCAGCAATGGCAGCCACTAAGGCCAAGAACCAGAGTTCCCTGGTCCTGCACAAAGTGATCATGGTGGGAAGTGGAGGGGTTGGCAAGTCGGCACTGACTCTGCAGTTCATGTATGACGAGGTGAGGCTGCTTTTCTTCCGAGTTTATTTTGTGTCATTTCTCATAGCACTCAGATGTGTATTTTATATGAAGCTTGTGTCTGTCAATATTGGTACAAAACactagttattattataattattgattATGCAGAAGCCTTGCTGTGAGCATCACATTTTTGTAAAGACTGTTTACAGTGACAGCATTACGATCCTTCTGCACAACTGAAGCCGATCTCGGTAACATCAGATGAAAGGCAGACCCCAAACCGGACTGTGCATcagtccagcacagggcacactcacccacCCGCTCACACAGGGTGGTCTGCAGTTACTAGTCATACTGACTATCTGCAGTGTAAGATGAAAAGTGGAATACCCAGAGAAATCACTTGTGCCAGCTCAGGACTCGGGACTTTCGAGGTTACACTGGTAAATATTGTGATAGAATTtatggaattaaataaaaaaaaaatagaaaaagtaaaaaCTCAAATCACTTGTTTTCTTGAGTTTTAACTCAATACCCCTAAGTCCCAAATGGCAGCAGTTATCCGGCCTTGGCTGGGTATTCAACTGTTACGTTGGCTCTGTGCCTGGACTCCTGCGAGAATAAATCGAGTTCTCCTCAGAGTTTAGTCCTCGTTTATCTGTGTTCATCGTTCTTTCTGTCTTACCTTGAGTCTCGATCTCTGCTGCTGGAAACAATTCCCAGAGCTTGACGGGGGGCGACCATCAGGCCTCACAGTAGGCCTCATATGATGCACAGTGTCTGCTTGCTAGGCGGGCCGTTGTCTTCCATTCTTGACCCATCTGGTCAGAAAATGTTTTGCCATCTGTTTGTGAAAACCTCGAGGCCTGCTGTTTGTGGTAGAAGTGACGCACatctacaggtgcatctcaataaattagaatatcatcaaaaagagaagttatttcagtaattcaattcaaaaagtgaaactcctatcttaatacataattcgccagcctcctcactcactgactcactgacgtccgtccgaagccgaatgcgcagtcgcctgttgcgcagctgcccaaaaaaccttacgagatcgTCATcgtggcaggtggcggatttacggccgcgaaaattcaaagagaaaggcgacttcgattaaagctctagaggcctgaaaggcgatttcgactacagctcgaggcctaattacgcattcattcagtacacctatatcaggtttgtggtgcttatacttattactattccactcgtgcccgtttcatcttacgttgtcgaaacgggctctttgtctagtattataTAGATTCATCACAAACAAAGTAATACgtttcaatttatttcttttcattttgctgatttatggcttatagctaatgaaacccaaaattcagatctcagaaaattaaaattagttcaatatcaatgatattctaatttattgagatgcacctgtatctatctatcgtattatgtagtgcctttcacatctacaggtgcatctcaataaatttagaatatcatcgaaaaattaattatttcagtaattcaattcaaaaagtgaaacccatatattatatagattcgtCTCACACAAAGTGAtacatttcaagtgtttatttcttttcattttgctgattatggcttccaggtaatgaaaacccaaaattcagtatctcagaaaattagaatattgtggaaaaagttaaatattttagACTCCTGGTGTCCCCACTCCACTCGGCTAATGAACCCAAAACACCTGGAAAGGGGTCCTGAGCCTTGAAATGGTCTGTTAGTCTGggtcagtaggccacacaatcattgGCAGTTGTCCCGAAGACTGTCATAGAGACCCTCTACAAGGATGGTAAGCCACAAAAGgccattgctaaagaagctggctgttcacagagtgacgTATCCAAGCAGATTAAtagaaagttgagtggaaggaagaAATGTGACAGCAGAAAAAGGTGCCCAAGTAACAGGGATAATGGCAGctttgagaggattgtgaagaccctaaccctaatttgggggagattcccaAGGAGTGGCAAGAGCCACCTCACACACAAACGCAACACacaacattcaatctggctcttatatataaagtacagtgatggcagcttccacctgcagctatagactctccaGTACGCGagtgactctccacgctagtgtttagatctggacagtgCACGTGCCTAAAACATTACTTACGTAAGAGCCAGCTCGATTGTTATGTACCTATTtatcctgatttatttacttacttcctacagcgtaaagtcacaagtagactgcagagcttcccgtgcacatatacaaagtacaacgacagcaaaagtgcgatgtgcattctttctccgatgtagaaccgttgtcatcagttcacctctgttataggacgtctttatgtgaaaacagcagtgtcagatcgggggggtgggatcgtgaatgcgactgagagaataaaactgaataaaaaaaataaaaaataaagctaacctttacaagtatcaaatgtgcaccggctgttacagactcaaatcaaatatatgtttctattctaaaatagtaagaataagagcagctcacttctcaaaatggagtcacccgtgaagttttgattaccagtccacagttgataccgttgcgccactgaAGCGGTCGTatcaaatgcgtgtcaatgttgcaccctaacgcgggttctttttctgcagttatattcttgaacagaagcgcacttgttctgttatatttgtaccttttgtgaaagtgtttatttgatatttggacttcaggcttcacacttcatgtctacaatttgtcaattattactgaaacctgaaaaacatttctgttttaacgatgtgtttacaaagATTGTTGTAGACGCGGAACACAcatgttccaaataacgagatagtatttataaaaggtgtcattttgcttgacttctcactcaatacaactctaagcaactgacatgcaggtaaacagacttgagctgagaaaactgtgtggcggtggggggttgtgatagcaggctgcttgctgcttatttacatttacttacatttacaAGACACAAAACGCTgttggagaggtgcgaaggggtTTAAGGCGGGACGGatgtatgagttttttcgtaggctttggtaattcaagTGTTAAAGGGGCATTCTGTTTAAAATGGATGGCAGCTCAGAGCTTTGCTGTCAGTCTTAACTgcactcctgtttttttttccccctttctttttaaaaatgtatcagttTGTAGAAGACTATGAGCCCACAAAGGCTGATAGCTACAGGAAGAAAGTAGTCTTGGATGGAGAGGAAGCACAGATAGACATTCTTGACACCGCCGGACAGGAGGACTATGCAGCCATTCGTGACAATTACTTCAGAAGCGGAGAGGGCTTCCTACTTGTTTTTTCTATAACAGAACACGAATCGTTCTCCTCCACAGTGGAACTAAGGTGAGACTTACAAACCAAATTGAACCTTTTAGTCCTGGGATGGTGGGGGGCCTCAccagctgcaggttttctttccagaCGCTTTCTTAAAGTTAAGATTCAGAGCCCTTAGCAGCCAAACAAAGCGATCCAATAGATGACCAGCCAGTTAACTTAATCCCTCTTGCATCTCTGTGTTcatcatacaataaaataatatatttgaaaaataaagctctgaaggaaaaaaaaaatctgctctaGCCCAAGTAATACACTTTGACAGAGtttacagaaaaatgaaagtcAAGTTTTGGAAGTGTCTGGTGTGATGGAATGAGAGCACAAAGAAGAATTCAACAATGGGTGTCTTACCGGCAAGATAACCTAAGAGGTGGGGTGAAGTAAAAatggtggccctccaggaactgATTTGGAGATCTGCAGGTTATCTGCTCTTCTCTTGGCTCACTTTGCATCTCatcattactttttttgtttcatttctggttaagggaaaagaaaaagggaAGAGTTTGGAATCTTAAAACGgcaattcagtttaaaaaaaggcaaaagaagtccTGTCCATTATCAgcagtaatcagtgactgtttattAAAGTGGCTGGAATTAAAACCTTCAGcaactgctgccctccaggatcTCATTTTGACACACCTGGATTAGAGCAATTGTACACGGTCAATAAAATGAAAGCTTAATGGTACCGTCATTGTTTTAGAATTTTACTAAGTTATTGTCTCTCAGACTGTGCCAAGAAGAACTAACCGTATTATTGATGAGTTGTCAAACCCCGGACCAAACAATCGAGACTGCAGATTTTCTTAGATGATTGAAAACTCATGAAGGATCATTCATCGGAGCCTCTGTATTCCTCCACAGAATGTGAATCCATTACCTGTATACTTTGAACTGCTGTGCATGTGCTAAATGAGGCatagcggttaaggctttggacttcaaaccctgtggCTATGGGTTCAATCccgctgctgacactgtgtgaccctgagcaagtcacttcacctcccTGAGCTCcacctggaaaaccaaaagaaaccaactgtatcataaatgttacacatcgccttggataaagacgtcGGCCAAATAAGTCGgtgtaaatgtaataaatatataaaaaatataatgtgtgtgtgtgtgtgtgtgtgtctgtatatatgtgagagatatatatatcaatcacacatatatacagacacacacacacacacacactagggggctttgctcggcaatatatgtatatatatgtatataatataatatgtatataatatatgtatatatatatatatattatgtatatgtgtgtgtttgtatatgtatgtatgtatatgtgtgtatatacagtatatatgtatatttttttgggAATATTCTTTAGGATGTAGTCTAGCAAACAGTATAACctgcaaagaaataaaatgttatttcccGGCAGTGCAGATTCGAGCTATTTAAATGTAACACGCGACACTGGAAACCATAACCAatgcttgtgtttttttgtttgatgtaGGGAGCAAATCCTGAGAGTGAAATCTGAGGATGACAAGATACCCCTGCTATTAGTTGGGAACAAGTGTGATCTGGAAGACCGAAGGCAGGTGTCTGTGGATGAAGCCAGGGGGAAAGCTGAACAATGGGGAGTTCAGTACGTTGAAACTTCTGCTAAAACAAGAGCCAACGTAGACAAGGTTAGTTTAAAAAAAGGTACATTTTAATCATTTCCTTTGATAAATTGCCCagacaagctttttttttcttgaaccaAACAATACGCCAGTAGGGGACTGGGTGGGGGTCTTAGTACATCACAGTTGTTATTTGAATTTAAAGGCAGAGTTCATTCCTGTAAGCCGCACGTATTGTGTGGCCAATTCCTCCATTCCACATTTTCAGCTCATGTTCATTCCAAACTAAGATTACTGGGCTTGTCCTGGTGGTATTAAGTACAAGACAGAGTCACCAGTACGTTACCTGCTCAGGGCTGATAGAAAGTCTTCAGTCAGACCAGCCTGCACCTCCTTGGTTGGGGGGATTGGGGGAGTGAAGCACTGAACAGAATGCACTGCGCTGCACCAACCTGCCCCTTGTGCTCACTTCTATGGGGCCGAATGTGATTCACAGATTTGCCTGATGTGATCGTCTTGGGAATATCAgagaaagacaaaatatataaactaaAACTAAGCAGGCGTCAAGAGAATGTAAACACGGGGCCAGATTTAAAGGCCACTCTCCAGGCAGTAGGAG
This region of Erpetoichthys calabaricus chromosome 8, fErpCal1.3, whole genome shotgun sequence genomic DNA includes:
- the ralba gene encoding ras-related protein Ral-B, with protein sequence MAATKAKNQSSLVLHKVIMVGSGGVGKSALTLQFMYDEFVEDYEPTKADSYRKKVVLDGEEAQIDILDTAGQEDYAAIRDNYFRSGEGFLLVFSITEHESFSSTVELREQILRVKSEDDKIPLLLVGNKCDLEDRRQVSVDEARGKAEQWGVQYVETSAKTRANVDKVFFDLMREVKLKKMSENKEKNGKKSGKSKKSLKDRCCLL